In Halobacillus amylolyticus, the following proteins share a genomic window:
- a CDS encoding HPr family phosphocarrier protein, with amino-acid sequence MIEQSITIELETGLQARPAAQFVQQANRFSSHIFIEKDKKRVNAKSIMGLMSLAVGHGEEITLIADGTDEEHAVNQLADFVKE; translated from the coding sequence GTGATTGAACAGTCGATAACCATTGAACTAGAAACAGGATTACAAGCGAGACCTGCTGCACAATTTGTACAACAGGCTAACCGCTTTTCATCCCACATATTTATTGAGAAGGATAAAAAGCGTGTGAACGCTAAGAGTATCATGGGTCTTATGAGTTTGGCAGTAGGTCATGGTGAAGAAATTACACTAATAGCAGATGGTACCGATGAAGAACACGCTGTAAATCAGTTAGCTGATTTTGTTAAAGAATAG
- the clpP gene encoding ATP-dependent Clp endopeptidase proteolytic subunit ClpP, which translates to MNLIPTVIEQTNRGERAYDIYSRLLKDRIIMLGSPIDDNVSNSIVAQLLFLAAEDPEKDISLYINSPGGSITSGMAIYDTMQFIGPNVSTICTGMAASMGAFLLNAGAKGKRYALPNSEVMIHQPLGGTQGQASDIEIHAKRIIKMREKLNQILSERTGQPLEVIERDTDRDNFMSAHEAVEYGLIDKVMEKTSDK; encoded by the coding sequence ATGAATTTAATCCCAACAGTAATTGAGCAAACAAATCGCGGAGAACGCGCCTATGACATTTATTCCCGTTTATTAAAAGATCGGATTATTATGCTAGGCAGTCCTATTGATGATAATGTTTCCAACTCAATCGTCGCACAGCTATTATTCTTAGCTGCTGAGGATCCTGAGAAAGACATTTCACTTTATATCAACTCTCCGGGTGGATCCATTACATCTGGTATGGCCATCTATGACACGATGCAGTTTATTGGACCTAACGTATCTACAATCTGCACAGGTATGGCAGCTTCCATGGGTGCTTTCCTTCTTAACGCTGGTGCAAAAGGAAAACGTTATGCATTACCTAACAGTGAAGTTATGATTCACCAACCACTTGGCGGTACACAAGGCCAAGCATCCGATATCGAAATTCATGCGAAGCGCATTATTAAGATGCGCGAGAAACTTAACCAGATCCTCTCTGAACGCACAGGTCAACCTCTTGAAGTAATTGAGCGCGATACTGATCGTGATAACTTCATGTCTGCACACGAAGCCGTTGAGTACGGTTTAATTGATAAAGTCATGGAAAAGACGAGCGATAAATAA
- a CDS encoding glutaredoxin family protein, which yields MNTLTLYRKNNCSLCDEVKELVDFLSMEYQIKTTEVDIEEDEELLQAYFLEIPVLFINGEKIDYRQIDVFSLRERLQ from the coding sequence TTGAATACATTAACACTCTACAGAAAGAATAACTGTTCATTATGTGATGAGGTAAAAGAACTGGTTGACTTTCTTTCCATGGAATATCAGATAAAAACTACCGAGGTTGATATTGAAGAAGACGAAGAGTTGCTCCAGGCTTATTTTCTTGAGATTCCCGTACTATTTATTAATGGAGAAAAAATTGACTATCGTCAAATTGATGTTTTTTCTTTAAGAGAGCGTTTACAGTAA
- a CDS encoding sugar-binding transcriptional regulator: protein MRALIDLQKKLFPDVLEIMQRRYQLLHYIRLMQPVGRRALSDNSQLAERTVRSEVDFLSKQGAVEITSRGMHLTYEGQTILEQLAEFIKDVTGIKVLEQQLKEKLKLDHVVVIPGDSDELDWVKQEMGKACVEYLKTHLDTGETVAITGGSTMASVAEMMTPLEKANHCMFVPARGGLGERVENQANTICAEMAKKARGDYRLLYVPDPLSEESYQTIIEEPSIKEILNMIRNASIVIHGVGDAITMAERRKTPQTQLEIINERQAVGEAFGYYFNQTGEIVHKVRTVGLQLEDLPSAGDVIAVAGGKSKAQAIASYFQPGQSNVLITDEGAGLELIRDYPL, encoded by the coding sequence ATGAGAGCTTTAATTGACTTACAAAAGAAATTATTTCCTGATGTTCTTGAGATTATGCAACGACGCTATCAACTACTTCACTATATTCGACTTATGCAGCCTGTGGGAAGAAGAGCATTATCTGATAACAGCCAGCTTGCTGAGCGAACGGTAAGAAGCGAAGTGGATTTCCTTAGTAAACAAGGGGCCGTAGAGATTACCTCAAGAGGTATGCATTTAACTTATGAAGGGCAAACCATTCTTGAACAGCTTGCCGAGTTTATAAAAGATGTTACGGGCATAAAGGTTTTAGAACAGCAGTTAAAGGAAAAATTAAAACTAGATCATGTTGTTGTTATCCCCGGGGATAGTGATGAGTTAGATTGGGTCAAACAGGAAATGGGTAAAGCTTGTGTTGAATACTTGAAAACACATTTAGATACAGGAGAAACGGTCGCCATTACCGGCGGATCGACCATGGCTTCCGTAGCGGAGATGATGACACCTCTTGAAAAAGCTAATCATTGTATGTTCGTCCCTGCCCGTGGAGGTCTCGGAGAGCGGGTAGAGAATCAGGCAAATACGATTTGCGCTGAAATGGCAAAAAAAGCACGGGGTGATTACCGGCTGCTTTATGTTCCAGATCCTCTAAGTGAAGAATCTTATCAGACGATCATCGAAGAACCTTCTATTAAAGAGATTCTTAATATGATTCGTAATGCAAGCATTGTTATTCATGGAGTGGGGGATGCTATTACAATGGCAGAGCGTCGTAAAACACCACAGACTCAATTAGAGATTATTAATGAGAGACAAGCTGTAGGAGAAGCCTTTGGATATTATTTTAATCAGACCGGCGAAATTGTTCACAAAGTACGAACAGTCGGCCTGCAGTTAGAAGATTTACCATCTGCTGGTGATGTGATTGCCGTGGCCGGCGGGAAATCCAAAGCACAGGCGATTGCTTCTTATTTTCAACCAGGTCAAAGTAATGTTCTAATCACTGATGAAGGTGCTGGATTAGAGTTAATAAGGGATTATCCCCTTTAA
- the gap gene encoding type I glyceraldehyde-3-phosphate dehydrogenase translates to MTVRIGINGFGRIGRNVFRAALKNNEVEVVAVNDLTDANMLAHLLQYDTVHGKLDEEVTVNGDNLVVGGKEVKVLSEKDPANLGWGDLGVEIVVESTGRFTQRDDAKKHLDAGAKKVVISAPAKQEDLTVVMGVNEDQYDKDQHHVISNASCTTNCLAPYAKVLNDKFGLKRGMMTTVHSYTNDQQILDLPHKDYRRARAAAENIIPTTTGAAQAVAKVLPELDGKLSGMAMRVPTSNVSIVDLVAELDKDVTAEEVNEALKAEAEGNLKGILDYSDEPLVSTDYNGNTHSSIIDGLSTLTLENNMVKIVSWYDNETGYSNRCVDLAVYLKSKGL, encoded by the coding sequence ATGACTGTAAGAATTGGTATTAATGGTTTCGGACGTATAGGACGTAATGTTTTCCGTGCTGCACTTAAAAATAATGAGGTGGAAGTGGTTGCAGTAAACGATCTAACGGATGCAAATATGCTAGCACACCTGCTTCAATATGATACAGTTCACGGTAAACTTGATGAAGAAGTTACTGTAAATGGTGACAATCTAGTAGTAGGCGGGAAAGAAGTTAAAGTTCTTTCTGAAAAAGATCCTGCTAACCTTGGCTGGGGAGATCTTGGAGTTGAAATCGTTGTTGAGTCTACTGGACGTTTCACACAACGTGACGATGCGAAGAAACACCTTGATGCCGGCGCGAAGAAAGTTGTCATTTCTGCACCTGCGAAACAGGAAGATCTAACAGTGGTTATGGGTGTAAACGAAGATCAGTATGACAAAGATCAGCACCACGTAATTTCCAATGCTTCTTGTACAACAAACTGCCTTGCACCATACGCAAAAGTATTAAACGATAAATTTGGTCTTAAACGTGGAATGATGACAACGGTTCACTCTTACACAAACGACCAGCAAATCCTTGACCTGCCGCACAAAGACTATCGTCGTGCCCGGGCAGCGGCTGAGAACATCATCCCAACAACTACAGGTGCTGCTCAGGCCGTAGCGAAAGTTCTTCCTGAGCTTGATGGCAAGCTTAGCGGTATGGCTATGCGCGTTCCAACATCGAACGTATCTATCGTTGACCTTGTAGCTGAACTAGATAAAGATGTGACTGCGGAGGAAGTGAACGAAGCACTTAAAGCAGAAGCAGAAGGCAACCTTAAAGGAATTCTTGACTATAGTGATGAGCCGCTTGTTTCTACTGATTATAATGGAAACACTCACTCTTCTATTATTGATGGTCTTTCTACACTTACACTTGAAAACAATATGGTTAAAATTGTTTCATGGTATGATAACGAAACAGGATACTCTAACCGTTGTGTAGACCTAGCTGTATATCTTAAGAGCAAAGGACTATAA
- a CDS encoding phosphoglycerate kinase, which yields MNKKTIRDVEVRGKTVFCRVDFNVPMSGGEVSDDTRIKAALPTIQHLTSNGAKVVLSSHLGRPKGQVVEELRLDPVAKRLSELIGQTITKTDGVVGEEVNTALSETQGGDILLIENVRFHPGEEKNDPELAKAFANMADLYVNDAFGAAHRAHASTAGVAEHIPAVAGFLMEKEINVLGKALSNPDRPFTAIIGGAKVKDKIGVIDNLIDKVDHLIIGGGLAYTFVKAQGHEIGKSLLEEDKVELAKEYMEKAEQKGVDFLMPEDVIVADDFSDSASTKEVAIDNIPADWEALDIGPKTRANYAKVIKDSKLVIWNGPMGVFELETFANGTKDVAKALADTKGYTVIGGGDSAAAVEKFGYADDMDHVSTGGGASLEFMEGKDLPGVALLNDK from the coding sequence ATGAATAAGAAAACAATTCGTGATGTAGAAGTTCGGGGAAAAACCGTGTTTTGTCGCGTGGATTTTAACGTGCCAATGAGCGGAGGAGAAGTTTCTGATGACACTAGAATAAAGGCAGCATTGCCAACCATTCAGCATCTAACTAGCAATGGTGCCAAAGTGGTTCTTTCAAGTCACCTCGGACGACCCAAAGGGCAGGTCGTGGAAGAACTTCGCCTTGATCCAGTGGCTAAGCGATTAAGCGAGCTAATCGGTCAAACCATTACGAAGACCGATGGAGTAGTTGGCGAAGAAGTAAACACGGCGCTCTCTGAAACACAGGGTGGCGATATTCTCCTAATAGAAAATGTCCGCTTTCATCCTGGTGAAGAGAAAAATGATCCAGAGTTAGCTAAGGCCTTTGCCAATATGGCTGATTTGTATGTGAATGATGCGTTTGGGGCTGCACACCGTGCTCATGCATCAACGGCAGGTGTAGCTGAGCATATTCCTGCAGTAGCCGGCTTTTTAATGGAAAAAGAGATCAACGTATTAGGTAAAGCGTTATCGAATCCTGACCGGCCATTCACAGCGATTATCGGAGGGGCTAAAGTTAAAGATAAAATTGGCGTCATCGACAACCTCATTGATAAAGTAGATCATTTAATCATTGGCGGCGGATTAGCTTATACATTCGTGAAGGCGCAAGGTCACGAAATCGGCAAGTCGCTGCTTGAAGAAGATAAAGTTGAGCTTGCTAAAGAATATATGGAGAAAGCTGAGCAAAAAGGTGTCGATTTCTTAATGCCTGAAGATGTCATTGTTGCTGACGATTTCTCTGATTCTGCTAGTACGAAAGAAGTCGCGATCGATAACATTCCTGCAGATTGGGAAGCACTTGATATTGGTCCAAAAACGAGAGCTAACTATGCTAAAGTGATAAAAGATTCCAAGTTAGTCATTTGGAATGGCCCAATGGGTGTATTTGAACTAGAGACATTTGCGAATGGGACAAAAGATGTAGCAAAGGCTCTCGCAGATACAAAAGGCTATACAGTTATCGGCGGCGGGGACTCGGCTGCTGCTGTAGAGAAATTCGGCTACGCTGATGATATGGACCACGTATCGACTGGCGGCGGCGCTTCCCTAGAATTTATGGAGGGGAAAGACCTTCCTGGTGTCGCTCTGTTAAACGATAAATAA
- the tpiA gene encoding triose-phosphate isomerase translates to MRKQVIAGNWKMNKTHTEAEEFIQAAKNEVPSANEVESVVCAPFPFLQKMVEETKGTALEVGAQNMHFEESGAFTGEVSPVMLKELGVSYVVLGHSERREIFKETDEEVNKKVHAAFKHELTPIVCVGETLEQREADQTMDHVEAQVKKALEGLSDEQASNTIIAYEPIWAIGTGRTATSEQANEVCTHIRKVVGDFVNADAAEAVRIQYGGSVKPANVDELLSQSDIDGALVGGASLEADSFLKLVEAGKHE, encoded by the coding sequence ATGCGTAAACAAGTGATTGCAGGTAACTGGAAGATGAACAAGACTCACACAGAGGCTGAAGAATTTATTCAAGCAGCAAAGAATGAAGTTCCATCTGCAAATGAAGTGGAATCCGTCGTTTGTGCCCCATTTCCATTTCTTCAAAAAATGGTAGAAGAAACAAAAGGAACGGCACTTGAAGTAGGTGCTCAAAATATGCATTTTGAGGAAAGCGGTGCGTTCACTGGTGAAGTAAGCCCGGTTATGCTCAAAGAACTTGGTGTCTCCTATGTTGTTCTTGGACACTCTGAACGTCGGGAAATTTTTAAAGAAACTGATGAAGAAGTAAACAAGAAAGTTCATGCAGCATTTAAGCATGAGTTAACTCCGATTGTTTGTGTTGGCGAAACCCTTGAACAGCGTGAAGCGGACCAAACGATGGATCATGTGGAGGCCCAGGTGAAAAAAGCATTGGAAGGTTTGTCAGATGAACAAGCATCCAACACCATCATTGCTTATGAGCCAATTTGGGCGATTGGGACAGGCCGTACAGCCACTTCTGAGCAAGCTAATGAAGTCTGTACACACATTCGCAAGGTTGTGGGCGACTTTGTTAACGCGGATGCAGCTGAAGCTGTACGTATTCAGTATGGCGGCAGTGTAAAGCCAGCTAACGTGGACGAGCTTCTATCCCAGTCTGACATTGACGGAGCATTAGTTGGAGGAGCAAGCTTAGAGGCTGATTCATTCTTAAAACTTGTGGAGGCAGGTAAGCATGAGTAA
- the gpmI gene encoding 2,3-bisphosphoglycerate-independent phosphoglycerate mutase, whose translation MSNQNLAALIILDGYAIRDEEMGNAVKQANTPNFDRYWSAFPHAQLQASGESVGLPDGQMGNSEVGHLNIGAGRVVYQSLTRINLSIREKEFMKNDKLINAVTHAKENDKALHIFGLLSDGGIHSHINHMYALLQLAANHGLEKVYVHGFLDGRDVDQQSALTYIQQAQEKMQELGVGQFATIAGRYYAMDRDNRWDRVKKSYDAIAYGEGPAYADPLEAVKESYEKEIYDEFVEPIVITDDNGHHIRSIEDEDAVVFFNFRPDRAIQISRSFANNEFNDFDRGENAPKHLHFVSMTQYSEAVDSKVAFAPNELKNTVGEVLADNNMKQLRIAETEKYPHVTFFMSGGREKKFEGEERILIDSPKVATYDLQPEMSAHEVTDALLKELDADKHNAIILNFANPDMVGHSGMLEPTIKAIETVDECLGKIVDKIHDKGGHAIITADHGNSDEVTTLEGNPMTAHTTNPVPVIVTKEGIHLRQDGILGDLSPTLLQLLKVQQPKEMTGNSLFK comes from the coding sequence ATGAGTAATCAAAATTTAGCTGCTCTCATCATTCTCGATGGTTACGCCATTCGAGATGAAGAGATGGGGAATGCAGTTAAACAAGCAAATACTCCAAACTTTGATCGGTACTGGAGTGCCTTTCCACACGCACAGTTACAGGCCAGCGGTGAATCTGTCGGCCTTCCCGACGGTCAAATGGGGAATTCCGAAGTGGGTCACCTGAATATCGGTGCAGGCCGGGTGGTTTATCAAAGCTTAACCCGCATCAATTTATCGATTCGTGAAAAAGAGTTTATGAAAAATGACAAACTCATTAACGCAGTGACTCATGCGAAAGAGAATGATAAAGCCCTTCATATTTTCGGTCTGCTGTCTGATGGAGGCATTCATAGCCATATTAATCATATGTATGCACTTCTTCAGTTGGCGGCAAACCATGGTCTCGAGAAAGTGTATGTACATGGTTTTCTTGACGGGCGGGATGTCGATCAACAATCTGCCCTTACCTATATCCAACAAGCACAAGAGAAAATGCAGGAGCTTGGGGTTGGCCAGTTTGCCACGATTGCAGGCCGTTATTATGCAATGGACCGGGACAATCGCTGGGACCGCGTGAAAAAATCTTATGATGCGATTGCCTACGGTGAGGGTCCAGCTTATGCAGATCCCCTCGAAGCCGTTAAAGAATCCTATGAAAAAGAGATTTATGACGAATTCGTTGAACCTATTGTGATCACAGATGATAATGGTCATCATATAAGGTCGATAGAGGATGAGGACGCTGTTGTATTTTTCAACTTCCGTCCCGACCGCGCCATTCAAATTTCTCGTTCTTTTGCAAATAATGAATTTAATGATTTTGACCGTGGAGAAAACGCACCTAAGCATCTTCATTTTGTGAGTATGACACAGTACAGTGAGGCAGTAGATAGTAAAGTAGCTTTTGCACCGAATGAATTGAAAAATACGGTTGGGGAAGTATTAGCTGACAATAACATGAAGCAGCTGCGAATTGCTGAAACAGAGAAGTATCCACATGTTACGTTCTTTATGAGCGGCGGCCGCGAGAAAAAATTTGAAGGGGAAGAGCGTATCCTCATCGACTCTCCTAAGGTTGCTACTTATGATCTTCAGCCTGAAATGAGTGCACATGAAGTAACGGACGCTCTATTGAAGGAACTGGACGCAGATAAGCATAATGCGATCATATTGAACTTCGCCAACCCAGATATGGTTGGGCATTCCGGAATGCTTGAACCAACCATTAAGGCCATTGAAACTGTGGATGAGTGCTTAGGTAAAATCGTCGATAAAATCCATGATAAAGGCGGACATGCTATTATAACCGCTGACCACGGAAATTCTGATGAAGTGACAACCCTTGAGGGCAACCCGATGACGGCCCATACGACGAATCCCGTACCTGTTATCGTTACAAAAGAAGGCATACACCTTCGTCAGGACGGGATTCTAGGTGATCTATCACCAACCCTGTTACAACTGCTAAAGGTCCAGCAGCCAAAAGAAATGACAGGAAACTCATTATTTAAATAA
- the eno gene encoding phosphopyruvate hydratase produces MPYITDVYAREVLDSRGNPTVEVEIYTESGAFGSALVPSGASTGEYEAVELRDGDKDRYLGKGVLQAVENVNEKIAPNLLGMDVTQQVIIDQLMIELDGTENKGKLGANAILGVSMAVAHAAADVVGLPLYKYLGGFTAATLPTPMMNILNGGEHADNNVDIQEFMIMPVGAPTFKEAVRMGAEIFHSLKKVLKAKGYNTGVGDEGGFAPNLQSNEEALSTIIEAIEEAGYKPDEEVKLAMDVASSEIYEDGKYNLKGEGVVRTSEEMVDWYEELVNKYPIVSIEDGLDENDWEGTKLLTDRIGDRVQLVGDDLFVTNTTKLARAIEEGIGNSILIKVNQIGSLTETFEAIEMAKRAGYTAVISHRSGETEDATIADIAVATNAGQIKTGAPSRTDRVAKYNQLLRIEDQLLGTATYAGGKAFYNLNK; encoded by the coding sequence ATGCCATATATTACAGACGTGTATGCACGTGAAGTACTAGATTCACGTGGTAACCCAACGGTTGAAGTTGAAATTTATACAGAATCTGGAGCCTTCGGAAGTGCTCTTGTGCCAAGCGGTGCTTCCACTGGTGAGTATGAAGCTGTAGAATTACGCGATGGTGACAAAGACCGTTACCTAGGAAAAGGAGTTCTTCAGGCAGTGGAGAACGTAAATGAAAAAATTGCTCCTAATCTATTAGGTATGGATGTAACACAGCAAGTCATCATAGATCAGCTTATGATCGAGCTTGATGGAACAGAAAACAAAGGGAAGCTAGGCGCTAACGCTATTCTTGGCGTATCTATGGCTGTTGCTCACGCTGCTGCTGACGTTGTAGGTCTTCCTCTCTATAAATACCTTGGAGGCTTTACGGCAGCGACCCTTCCAACGCCAATGATGAATATTCTAAATGGCGGGGAGCATGCAGATAACAATGTCGATATTCAAGAATTCATGATCATGCCTGTTGGTGCCCCAACCTTTAAGGAAGCTGTTCGCATGGGGGCAGAAATTTTCCACTCCTTGAAAAAAGTATTGAAAGCGAAGGGCTACAATACAGGTGTTGGTGACGAAGGCGGATTCGCTCCTAACCTGCAATCAAACGAAGAAGCTCTGTCAACGATCATTGAAGCCATTGAAGAAGCGGGTTACAAGCCTGACGAAGAAGTGAAGCTTGCCATGGACGTAGCCTCTTCTGAAATCTACGAAGATGGCAAATATAACCTTAAAGGTGAAGGCGTTGTTCGCACATCTGAGGAAATGGTGGATTGGTATGAAGAGCTCGTTAATAAATATCCAATCGTTTCTATTGAAGATGGACTTGACGAAAATGATTGGGAAGGTACGAAGCTGTTAACAGACCGTATTGGTGACCGTGTGCAGCTAGTTGGAGACGACTTGTTCGTTACAAATACAACGAAACTTGCGCGTGCGATTGAAGAGGGAATCGGTAACTCCATTCTGATCAAAGTAAACCAAATAGGCTCCCTTACAGAAACATTTGAGGCAATTGAAATGGCGAAGCGTGCAGGTTACACCGCAGTAATCTCACACCGCTCTGGTGAAACAGAAGATGCAACCATTGCTGACATCGCTGTGGCTACGAACGCTGGCCAAATTAAAACAGGTGCACCGTCACGAACAGACCGTGTAGCTAAGTATAATCAGCTACTTCGTATTGAAGATCAATTGCTTGGTACGGCCACTTATGCTGGCGGAAAAGCATTTTACAACTTGAATAAGTAA
- a CDS encoding YdcF family protein encodes MKKWIVITIWLIVCYVAFTGYSIWTYGENQANKQAEAAIVLGAAQWNGEPSPVFEGRLKQGIELYKDGQVDYLIFTGGSSEEAVASEAEVGREYALEKGVPKSDILIESTSQVTKENLSNAKQVAKKEEVNSFLIVSDQYHLKRAVAMARENGMKAIGVPTDYSAYQTLETKMPFFLREWVYFLGYKLLDPFV; translated from the coding sequence ATGAAGAAGTGGATAGTCATTACCATTTGGCTGATCGTTTGCTATGTAGCTTTTACAGGCTATTCGATTTGGACATATGGGGAAAATCAAGCTAACAAACAAGCTGAAGCAGCCATTGTATTAGGGGCAGCTCAATGGAATGGAGAGCCAAGCCCTGTTTTTGAAGGACGATTGAAACAAGGGATTGAACTTTATAAGGACGGCCAGGTAGACTATTTAATTTTTACCGGTGGTTCAAGCGAGGAAGCTGTTGCTTCAGAAGCTGAGGTGGGACGTGAATATGCACTAGAGAAAGGTGTCCCTAAGTCAGATATTCTCATTGAAAGTACTTCACAAGTTACGAAAGAAAACTTAAGTAATGCAAAGCAGGTGGCAAAAAAGGAAGAGGTGAATTCCTTTTTAATTGTCAGTGATCAGTATCATTTAAAAAGAGCTGTAGCTATGGCAAGGGAAAATGGAATGAAGGCAATAGGTGTTCCCACGGACTATTCCGCCTATCAAACACTAGAAACAAAAATGCCATTTTTCTTAAGGGAATGGGTATATTTTCTTGGTTATAAACTTCTCGATCCTTTTGTTTGA
- a CDS encoding nitroreductase family protein — translation MKLIEAMKDRRSIHDFRKELVDEATLEEIFRLASWAPNHRLKEPWEVMLFQNDAARDYAELVIESYIKEGFAAGYDSVKTNKMMQGIKQFMIDIPHHALIYMEHDTDFHKFEEDYAAVCAFIQNAQLAAWEKGVGVLWTTSPYIHDHDFIEGIGLDPVYHKVAGVLQMGYPARVPRPKPRSPVDVTFRNDSFNKKI, via the coding sequence ATGAAATTAATAGAAGCAATGAAAGACCGGCGCTCTATCCATGACTTCAGAAAAGAGCTTGTTGATGAAGCAACCTTGGAAGAGATATTTAGATTAGCAAGCTGGGCACCAAACCATCGGTTAAAAGAACCATGGGAAGTGATGCTGTTTCAAAATGATGCGGCGCGAGATTATGCGGAGTTAGTGATTGAAAGCTATATAAAAGAAGGATTTGCCGCAGGGTATGATTCAGTTAAAACGAATAAAATGATGCAAGGGATTAAACAGTTTATGATTGATATCCCGCATCATGCCCTGATCTATATGGAACATGATACAGACTTTCACAAATTTGAAGAGGATTATGCCGCTGTTTGCGCCTTTATTCAGAATGCACAATTAGCTGCTTGGGAAAAAGGGGTTGGTGTTCTCTGGACAACCAGCCCATACATACATGACCATGATTTTATTGAAGGGATAGGGCTTGATCCAGTGTATCATAAAGTAGCAGGGGTCTTACAGATGGGTTATCCTGCTCGTGTCCCCAGGCCAAAGCCCAGATCCCCCGTGGATGTCACCTTTCGTAACGATTCTTTTAATAAAAAAATCTGA
- the ytzI gene encoding YtzI protein has translation MTFTIVMTICIVIVLGVAGASAAAISKGYNYKHTVDPLPDEKQRNEEQKKSDAR, from the coding sequence ATGACATTTACGATCGTTATGACTATCTGTATTGTTATTGTCCTTGGAGTCGCTGGCGCCTCTGCGGCAGCTATTTCAAAGGGATATAATTATAAACACACGGTTGATCCATTGCCTGATGAGAAGCAAAGGAATGAAGAACAGAAAAAATCTGATGCCCGCTAA